In a single window of the Biomphalaria glabrata chromosome 5, xgBioGlab47.1, whole genome shotgun sequence genome:
- the LOC106063578 gene encoding calcyphosin-like protein isoform X2, with the protein MAATKRGQAELQMKCKKALQTTTDPVERLRLACLARGASGIKGLARTFKIMDDDENRSLDKKEFAKGLHDYGLVEFSNAQIDELFKIFDKDGSGTIDFDEFLIRLRPAMSQNRRNLIYQAFRKLDKTGDGVVTIEDLKGVYSASKHPKYLSGEWTEDQVLRQFLDSFDSDDKDGKITKEEFENYYAGVSASIDNDAYFDLMMRTAYKL; encoded by the exons ATGGCCGCAACCAAAAGGGGTCAGGCTGAACTTCAGATGAAATGCAAAAAAGCCCTTCAGACTACAACAGATCCAGTAGAAAGGCTCAGATTAGCTTGCTTAGCAAGAGGTGCCAGTGGGATAAAAGGCTTAGCAAG AACCTTCAAAATAATGGATGATGATGAAAACAGAAGTTTAGACAAAAAAGAATTTGCAAAAGGTCTACATGATTATGGACTTGTTGAATTTAGCAATGCCCAAATAgatgaactttttaaaatatttgataagGATGGTAGTGGAACTATTGATTTTGATGAATTTTTAATAAGACTAAGG CCTGCCATGTCACAGAACCGACGGAACCTTATATATCAAGCTTTTAGAAAATTAGACAAAACTGGAGATGGGGTTGTCACCATTGAAGACTTAAAAGGTGTTTATAGTGCCAGCAAGCACCCCAAATACTTGAGTGGGGAGTGGACAGAAGATCAAGTTTTAAGACAATTTCTTGATTCTTTTGACAGTGATGACAAAGATGGAAAG atAACAAAAGAAGAGTTTGAAAACTATTATGCTGGAGTGAGCGCCTCTATTGACAACGATGCTTACTTTGACTTAATGATGCGCACAGCATATAAactctaa
- the LOC106063578 gene encoding calcyphosin-like protein isoform X1, producing MAATKRGQAELQMKCKKALQTTTDPVERLRLACLARGASGIKGLARTFKIMDDDENRSLDKKEFAKGLHDYGLVEFSNAQIDELFKIFDKDGSGTIDFDEFLIRLRPAMSQNRRNLIYQAFRKLDKTGDGVVTIEDLKGVYSASKHPKYLSGEWTEDQVLRQFLDSFDSDDKDGKITQEEFENYYTGVSASIDNDAYFDLMMRTAWKL from the exons ATGGCCGCAACCAAAAGGGGTCAGGCTGAACTTCAGATGAAATGCAAAAAAGCCCTTCAGACTACAACAGATCCAGTAGAAAGGCTCAGATTAGCTTGCTTAGCAAGAGGTGCCAGTGGGATAAAAGGCTTAGCAAG AACCTTCAAAATAATGGATGATGATGAAAACAGAAGTTTAGACAAAAAAGAATTTGCAAAAGGTCTACATGATTATGGACTTGTTGAATTTAGCAATGCCCAAATAgatgaactttttaaaatatttgataagGATGGTAGTGGAACTATTGATTTTGATGAATTTTTAATAAGACTAAGG CCTGCCATGTCACAGAACCGACGGAACCTTATATATCAAGCTTTTAGAAAATTAGACAAAACTGGAGATGGGGTTGTCACCATTGAAGACTTAAAAGGTGTTTATAGTGCCAGCAAGCACCCCAAATACTTGAGTGGGGAGTGGACAGAAGATCAAGTTTTAAGACAATTTCTTGATTCTTTTGACAGTGATGACAAAGATGGAAAG ATTACACAAGAAGAATTTGAGAATTACTACACAGGAGTGAGCGCATCTATTGATAATGATGCATATTTTGATCTTATGATGCGAACTGCATGGAAGTTATAG